The genomic segment CCCAACAGTCGATGCCTCTCACACCGATTTTCTTCGATGTTATCAATCTCTCAGCTTGTGTCTTCGTCTTGAACTTTTATGCGGGTGTGCGGGCGCGGGTGTGGCTGAGTCGATGGCAAACGTAGGAATGTTTGGCGGGTATCGGCCGCCGTCATGGAGAgcaagaaagaggaaggaagaagaacgcCAAGGTGAACGAGTAAGAGCTTCGATGAGCGACCTGAGCTCGTGGTCCACGTGGGACGACACCATGGCGAACAGTAAAGAGCAACTACATGTCTTGGCGGGGGTGCAAACAAATATGTCTGGGTTGCTCTATACCGCTCGAAGATGGCGCACACGCCCTCGAGCGTAGCCCACAACTGAATCAATGCTCTTCAACGGCACAACCGATGCCGCCAGGCACGGTTGCACACGTCCGTGATGTGCTATCAACTCAAGCTTATCTCCGAGCGGGTCTACTCGCCTGAAACGAATGGGAATGTCCCAGTGACGCACCCTCTAGTGACGCACCCTTTCACATATTGCCACGCCTTCCACACGGGAGCAggagcaagagaagagatggaGCAACGGGCACTTGTGTcccacccctcctttcctAGGGAGACCCTTGGTGTTCTTTCCTAATTTTCCTTCACGCATAGTTACCATaccagccacacacacacgcacacacacacacgcaacccTCGATCCGGTCATACCATAAGCATCTGAAGAGgacacgcgcgcacaaaATATGTAAATAATAGGCAGACAAGGGACGAAACGACAGAACAACAAACCCCCAAGTCGTGAGTgggtgatggcggtgcggctgccttgcctgccaaaaaaaaaaaaggggtgTGGCAACAACGGTGGAAACGACTGCAACAGCGTCAGCAACCACAAGAAGACACATCCAAGAGAAACAGTGCGGTCACGGGGTCCTTCATAGTGTGGAGATCgacagaagagaagacaagaaCGGGGGTAGCCCTCAGTGCCGACCCACCGCCTtctcgacagcagcagcagcagcaggcgaggaagagaaaagccatcgaggaggacgtcgagaccgctggaggagagcgcAAAGATACACACGGAAGGAGTAGGGATGGTGGGTCGATATGTCATTTTCTTCCTCGTTGTGGCTCCCCCCACAGCTTGTTCCAGAGGTACCTCCCCTTCACTCCCGCTGGATAGACCGAGtgggcagcaggagcgggtTCATCTGCGCCATGTATATCAGCACCCACGACATCCAGCAGCAGAAAGCGGCCACAGCGCACAGTACGCGGACAAGGTCGACCTGGCTCTTTGCCCAGAGCGGCGCGCTcagcgcaccggcagcgccgagGAGTATAAAAATGAAGGTACCGAGAAAGAGGCCCATGGCGCGCTGTGTAACGATATTGCACTTTTTGGAGGAAAAGAGTCCTGCGACGAGGggatgaggggagaggacggAAGAAGCGCAAACAAACGAGGGGACGTCACTGTCCTTGTATCTCGACCGCACTTGGTGCGATctcgaaagagaggggggagaagggagagaggtgggccaacagcagcaacagcaaggAGACTCTCAGAtgaagaaagaagaaagagaaggagcaagGGCCATGCAAAACGGAATGAGTGATGTGTTCCCTTGTAGTCACCTCCTTTGCTTCCTTGTGGTAGGGCACACCGATCAATAAGCCCCTCGAtcaaggagagggagagtagAGCAGTTGTCTGAATGTGGGTGGGATTGTCCAGCAGGGACGCGAGGGTAACCGTGAGTAGACAGATCGAGAGCGGTCGAGTCAAAAATGTGCAGCTCTGTGACGTCCAAGGCAGCGTGTGGGAGTGAGTCggtgagggaaagaggggccACAGCACGAGGAACGCAAGTTGAAGCGGTCCACCAAGACGGGGTGGAAGCACCGGAGGGGCAAAGGGGCGGAGGGTAGCTGGCCATGGACGCAGAgatgaaaagaggaaaacggGCCCAGGCAAATGAGGGGTCGAGAGGTGGCTGAGACAACGTCCCTGCACATCAATAATGCAGTCGAGGTATGGCTCCTCCTCGGAAACCATGTGTGGTCGCACCGAAGCACCGTCGCCTTGAGTACAGCACATGCACGTAGGCAGGACGAGTAGGTCttatctctctctttctagAGGCACTGCTGAGTattgttgttgctctctctctcttctgctctgctTTCACTTCTGTAGTTGGTGAGTAtttggagaggagagagatgtgGCATGCAGTCCACCGAGACAAACCGTGGCAAGGAGAAACCCCCTCAAAGCgagcaaaaagagaggcatcacactttcttcttttctctctcaaaAGCCGCGTCGAGCGTGAGGCAGCGAGACGTTGGGAAATCGGCGGAGGAGTAGAGGGAaggggcagggggagggcagtAGCAGATGTTGATAGTGAAAAGGCAACGTGGAATTAAGGTGAGAGAGGacaggagacacacacaaactcGTGAGACGCGCGTAACGAATGTGCCCCACACGTCAGCCCCTCACGAGGTCGGGTTCTCCAGTTCACTCACCACGCGCCACGCCCCATTATTACCCGTCTCCTTCCAcatcgccaccgcgccaTCAGCGTAGGATACCAAGAGAAACGTTCCTACAAGAGACCACGAGAGCTTCGTCACATTCACACCGGGGGTGCcgtggggtgggggcagaAGTCGGCACTGCCATGGGTTCGAAGCGGGTCCATCCTGAACCCAGACCGCCACCATCCCATCCTCTGACCCAGCCGCAATGTATGTGAACGGCAAGCCCAGGTTCGGGGCCCAACTCACCTCCCGCCACGCTGGGGTGCTTAACGCCTCAGCCGCCTCCAGTTCCAtggacacccacacagactCCGGCGCGCCACTGCCTTCTTCGCCGGACCGAGGTGCAAACGAGTGCGTCCAGAGCTTCACGAgccggccaccaccgcacgTCACCAGACGAGGTGGCGCGAACGGCATTGGTGGGGCATTGCCCGGGACATTACTAAGGTCCCTTTCCAGAGGCGCCATGAGCAGCGCCCCCGGTGGAAAGAACGGGGCAAAGGAGAGGCTGCAGCAACCGTGTGGGTGACTCTCGAAGGACCGAATGTCCCACGTGCCGTCGGGCCCGCCGGTGAAGACGACCACCGCCCCATCCGCGCAGCCGACGGCAAAGAGCTTCCCGTACTCGTGCGGGGCCCATGCCACACACCAGCCCGGTGTTGCCAGGGTGTAGGTGTAGATTTTGCGATACTGAGCGTCGTTACACACGTcacaccacagcgccacctcaTTAGACGCCTCGGTACACGTGACGAGGGCAGCCGTGTAGAAGACGGGAGGTGCCCACGCCACACAcgtcaccgtcgctgcctgctcctcgccgctgcactgAAGCACCGCAACAGGGTTCCACGTCGTGGGCTGCGGTCCACCCTTGTACTGCGACGCTTCCTTGGGGGCGGTAGTGACGGACTCATAAACGTGCACCGTGCCATCGCTGCTCGCCGTGGCGAGATGCCGACCATTCGCATCCGCCGCAATGTCTGTCACGGCCGCCAAATGGCCCGTGTCCAGCAATGTATCACTCATGAACCCTTCGCCGCAACGTGCTAAAGATTCGTGGTCCAGGACCAGGAAAGGAGTTAACAAAGAACAAGTGAgtatgcacacgcacagacgagAATCCTTCAGCGGCCGTGTTTCTCCGTGAGGTCCTTTTATGTTGGATTCTGTCCcctcgcccctcttccttcacaGTGACTCTGCCGTACCAATGGATGAGCGGCACTGGCACTACTTGTGTGGACTGTGCTTAACCGCGTACAATGAAGGAAAACGTGAGGATGGTGAGTCGCGTGTCGAgatgaaaagaggagaggaccACGGAAAGGATACACTACAGCTTTCGCGTGTACTGTGTTGATGGCGATGCTTCACCAGACGAAACCCTGGGGGAAAACCCAAAAAAAACAGGCGTGCGCACTTCGTTTGCGCACGACAGTGAATAAATCGATCATGCAAAGACGAGCAAAACAGAGCAGATAAGGGAGGAGGTCAAAGCGCGAGGGACGCACAACCGTGATACGAGAGACGAGGTCAAGTGGCAAGCGTAGGCCGTCGCAACGACACATGCATTGAACAAGAAGGAGTGCGAGATGTTGCCTCAGTATTTACTCTTAGGCACACATATACGCCAACATCACCACCTGTCTTGGAAAGTCAGACGGCATCGCACTGCTCGGGACTCCAATGAACGACTCTTCTGCTGTCGGCAATCGTCCGCGCCCGTGCAGTTGTCACTGGTTCTCTCCGGATAGACCGACGGCTTCtttgcgttttttttcttttttcgtCGTGTCGCTTCAGTCCGGCACAGAGAGATGTACGGGGCATGGGGGTACCTTCGAGAACAAGAAGCAGATGCGCAGCGATGACGATAAACTCTGTAAGGCAACGTTGACTAGAGGGACTTCCCGCACAtaaaagacacacacacagagagagacacacatacgcatGCATATATGGAAAACATAGCCAGagaacacacgcatacgTACGCGTGTACCCATGCGGGTGGAGTCTTCCAGATTGGGCAGGGAGCTAAGTCGGGCTCGATGTCCAGCCACTCTGC from the Leishmania panamensis strain MHOM/PA/94/PSC-1 chromosome 28 sequence genome contains:
- a CDS encoding ATPase V0 complex subunit e1/e2, putative (TriTrypDB/GeneDB-style sysID: LpmP.28.0650) — its product is MGLFLGTFIFILLGAAGALSAPLWAKSQVDLVRVLCAVAAFCCWMSWVLIYMAQMNPLLLPTRSIQRE
- a CDS encoding protein transport protein Sec13, putative (TriTrypDB/GeneDB-style sysID: LpmP.28.0660); translation: MSDTLLDTGHLAAVTDIAADANGRHLATASSDGTVHVYESVTTAPKEASQYKGGPQPTTWNPVAVLQCSGEEQAATVTCVAWAPPVFYTAALVTCTEASNEVALWCDVCNDAQYRKIYTYTLATPGWCVAWAPHEYGKLFAVGCADGAVVVFTGGPDGTWDIRSFESHPHGCCSLSFAPFFPPGALLMAPLERDLSNVPGNAPPMPFAPPRLVTCGGGRLVKLWTHSFAPRSGEEGSGAPESVWVSMELEAAEALSTPAWREVSWAPNLGLPFTYIAAGSEDGMVAVWVQDGPASNPWQCRLLPPPHGTPGVNVTKLSWSLVGTFLLVSYADGAVAMWKETGNNGAWRVVSELENPTS